One Corynebacterium tuberculostearicum DNA window includes the following coding sequences:
- a CDS encoding prepilin peptidase, which yields MLILGGLIYCLWAAALSWWDIRQRRLPDWLTLPAAVLSLAVANWSGLWWPGMYLVLGLARAGVGGGDIKLAWPLGMLVGHVAGFMGVVAASGCASLLTLVWSACVGQKKSPHGPAMLLAATVVIACAHPL from the coding sequence GTGTTGATACTCGGGGGACTTATCTATTGTTTATGGGCAGCAGCCTTGTCTTGGTGGGATATTCGGCAGCGCCGATTGCCAGACTGGCTGACGCTTCCAGCTGCGGTGCTCTCGCTTGCCGTTGCCAATTGGAGTGGGCTGTGGTGGCCGGGGATGTACCTGGTGCTAGGGCTAGCCCGTGCAGGAGTCGGTGGAGGCGACATAAAACTCGCCTGGCCCCTAGGAATGCTGGTGGGACATGTGGCCGGGTTTATGGGCGTGGTAGCGGCAAGCGGCTGTGCGTCCCTTCTGACTTTGGTCTGGTCTGCGTGTGTCGGACAGAAGAAGAGCCCGCACGGCCCTGCAATGTTGCTAGCGGCAACGGTCGTAATCGCATGTGCACACCCTCTTTGA
- the mltG gene encoding endolytic transglycosylase MltG — MEPKYVKRRQRGIAVVIASIIVILGALIYIGFRLGNTSADYEGTGNGTTQLVEVPEGSSMSELGPALVEKNVVKTQDAFDSAASMNHSASQIQPGFYRLQEEMSADAAVEALLDENNRVDMLEVQGGATLEDVKVVGGDVRYGIYSLISEVSCNDGNCLKKEDLEKVAAETDPSELGAPEWALDAINKRGNDPKRIEGLIAPGQYVLDPNMEAKDILKDLITRSTERYNETNIEERAQAIGLSPYELLTSASLVEREAPAGEFDKVARVILNRLDEPMRLEFDSTVNYGLEDVELATTDEAREEKTPWNTYAKEGLPDTPIASPSDDAIKAMEEPAEGNWKFFVTVDQEGTTVFSDSYDEHLGRVDDAIRSGVLDSKREGEGAGSGNGDAAAEQPAQ; from the coding sequence ATGGAGCCGAAATACGTCAAGCGCCGCCAGCGCGGCATTGCCGTTGTCATTGCGTCGATCATCGTTATCCTTGGCGCCCTTATCTACATCGGATTCCGCCTCGGCAATACCTCCGCCGATTATGAAGGAACCGGCAACGGTACCACCCAGCTGGTGGAAGTGCCGGAAGGCTCGTCCATGTCCGAGCTCGGACCTGCATTGGTAGAGAAGAATGTGGTGAAGACGCAAGACGCTTTCGATTCTGCTGCGTCGATGAACCACAGCGCAAGCCAAATCCAGCCGGGCTTCTATCGACTGCAGGAAGAAATGAGCGCGGATGCAGCAGTCGAGGCACTGCTGGATGAGAATAACCGCGTGGACATGCTCGAGGTCCAAGGTGGCGCCACCTTGGAGGACGTCAAGGTTGTGGGCGGAGACGTTCGCTACGGCATTTACTCCCTGATTTCTGAGGTCAGCTGTAACGATGGCAACTGCCTGAAGAAGGAGGACCTGGAAAAGGTTGCGGCGGAAACCGACCCATCCGAGCTGGGCGCACCGGAGTGGGCCTTGGACGCTATCAACAAGCGCGGTAATGACCCCAAGCGCATTGAGGGCCTTATCGCCCCAGGCCAGTACGTCTTGGACCCCAATATGGAGGCCAAGGATATCCTCAAGGACCTCATCACCCGTTCCACCGAGCGCTACAACGAGACCAATATTGAGGAACGCGCCCAGGCTATCGGCTTGAGCCCTTATGAGCTACTCACCTCCGCTTCCTTGGTGGAGCGCGAGGCGCCGGCAGGCGAGTTCGACAAGGTTGCCCGCGTTATCCTCAACCGCTTGGACGAGCCAATGCGCCTGGAGTTTGACTCCACCGTGAACTACGGCTTGGAAGACGTAGAGCTGGCCACCACCGATGAGGCCCGTGAGGAGAAGACCCCGTGGAATACCTATGCGAAGGAGGGCCTACCGGATACCCCGATTGCTTCTCCTTCGGACGATGCAATCAAGGCCATGGAAGAGCCGGCCGAGGGCAACTGGAAGTTCTTCGTCACCGTGGACCAGGAGGGCACTACCGTCTTCTCCGATAGCTACGATGAGCACTTGGGCCGCGTCGATGACGCCATCCGCTCCGGCGTGCTTGACTCCAAGCGCGAAGGTGAGGGCGCTGGTTCCGGCAACGGCGACGCCGCTGCCGAGCAGCCCGCCCAGTAG
- the aroC gene encoding chorismate synthase, protein MLRWTTAGESHGQALISMLEHMPAGVPITRADISHQLSRRRLGYGRGARMKFEADEVTVLGGVRHGLTLGSPIAIMIGNTEWPKWTTIMSADPLDMDDEETIKAMNSGRGAALTRPRPGHADFAGMVKYRHSEARPILERSSARETAARVAAATVARNFLRETLDVEVLSHVISIGASEPYEGPAPAFADIEAIDASPVRACDKAAEASMIAEIEAAKKQGDTLGGIVEVVVDGLPIGLGSHISGDDRLDAQLASALMGIQAIKGVEIGDGFAEARRRGSAAHDEMVRTEEGVSRLSNRAGGLEGGMTNGQQLRVRAAMKPISTVPRALRTIDMESGAEATAIHQRSDVCAVPAAGVVAEAMVALVLARAVLEKFGGDSLEETSAAIAAYDKYVSDRLAFDQE, encoded by the coding sequence ATGCTTCGTTGGACTACTGCAGGTGAATCGCACGGCCAAGCTCTAATTTCAATGCTGGAGCACATGCCCGCTGGGGTCCCCATTACCCGCGCCGATATCTCTCATCAGCTTTCCCGGCGCCGCCTAGGCTATGGCCGCGGTGCCCGTATGAAGTTTGAGGCTGATGAGGTCACCGTGCTGGGTGGAGTCCGCCACGGGCTTACCTTGGGTAGTCCCATCGCCATCATGATTGGCAATACGGAGTGGCCCAAGTGGACCACCATCATGTCGGCCGATCCGCTGGATATGGACGATGAAGAAACCATCAAGGCGATGAACTCCGGCCGCGGTGCCGCCTTGACGAGGCCGCGCCCTGGGCACGCGGACTTTGCCGGAATGGTGAAGTACCGCCACAGTGAAGCACGCCCCATCCTCGAGCGGTCCTCTGCGCGTGAGACGGCGGCGCGAGTGGCCGCAGCTACCGTTGCGCGTAACTTCCTGCGCGAGACCTTGGACGTCGAGGTTCTTTCCCACGTGATTTCCATTGGCGCTTCCGAGCCTTATGAGGGGCCTGCGCCAGCGTTCGCGGACATTGAGGCTATCGATGCCTCGCCGGTCCGCGCCTGCGATAAGGCGGCTGAAGCCTCCATGATCGCGGAAATTGAGGCCGCAAAGAAGCAGGGCGATACCTTGGGCGGCATCGTTGAGGTTGTGGTCGATGGCCTGCCTATCGGCCTGGGCTCGCATATTTCCGGCGATGACCGCTTGGATGCCCAATTGGCCAGCGCGTTGATGGGTATCCAGGCTATCAAGGGCGTGGAAATTGGCGATGGTTTTGCCGAGGCCCGTCGTCGCGGTTCCGCTGCCCACGATGAGATGGTGCGAACCGAAGAAGGCGTATCCCGCCTTAGCAACCGTGCAGGCGGACTCGAAGGCGGCATGACGAACGGTCAGCAGCTGCGCGTGCGGGCGGCGATGAAGCCGATTTCTACCGTTCCGCGTGCCTTGCGCACTATTGATATGGAATCCGGCGCTGAAGCTACTGCCATTCACCAGCGCTCCGATGTGTGCGCGGTTCCGGCGGCGGGCGTCGTTGCAGAAGCAATGGTTGCCCTCGTTCTTGCGCGCGCCGTGCTAGAAAAATTCGGTGGCGATAGCCTCGAAGAAACCTCCGCGGCCATCGCCGCGTATGATAAATACGTTTCGGACCGCCTTGCTTTTGACCAGGAGTAA
- a CDS encoding shikimate dehydrogenase, whose product MPRAAVLGSPIKHSLSPVLHNAGYEAAGLAGWDYTRCETSAEGLPELVAASDSEFVGFSVTMPGKFAALRFADTVSDRAQLIGSANTLVRRADGWYADSTDTEGVRGALAELLGDSPVAHALLIGAGGTARPALWALSERGVKKVTVLNRSDRSAELLPLAQNLGLELSFVSFDGDLSALARAVDVIVSTVPAAAVKDYVFDLAHAPVLDVIYDPWPTPLTTCAAANGYKTVGGHVMLAHQAFSQFEQFTGVAAPREEMLKALHQELQRRSQTTK is encoded by the coding sequence ATGCCACGTGCGGCGGTCCTTGGTAGCCCCATCAAGCACTCCTTGTCTCCGGTGCTTCACAATGCTGGCTACGAGGCCGCCGGACTGGCCGGTTGGGACTACACCCGCTGTGAAACATCGGCGGAGGGGCTGCCGGAATTGGTGGCGGCAAGCGACTCAGAGTTTGTTGGTTTCTCCGTGACCATGCCCGGCAAGTTTGCCGCCCTCCGCTTTGCGGACACCGTAAGTGACCGGGCCCAACTGATTGGCTCAGCAAATACCTTGGTGCGCAGGGCTGATGGTTGGTATGCGGACAGTACCGATACCGAGGGCGTACGCGGCGCGCTCGCCGAACTCCTGGGGGATAGCCCAGTAGCTCATGCGCTGCTTATTGGTGCTGGGGGCACCGCTCGTCCCGCGTTGTGGGCGCTTTCCGAGCGCGGGGTGAAAAAGGTTACGGTCCTCAACCGTTCCGACCGTAGCGCCGAACTGTTGCCGCTCGCGCAGAACCTAGGGCTGGAACTTTCCTTTGTCAGTTTCGACGGGGACTTATCCGCGCTGGCTCGCGCCGTCGATGTCATTGTGTCCACGGTTCCAGCCGCGGCGGTGAAAGACTATGTCTTTGACCTCGCCCACGCACCGGTGCTGGACGTCATTTATGATCCCTGGCCTACACCGCTGACCACGTGCGCGGCGGCCAATGGGTACAAGACCGTCGGCGGGCATGTCATGCTCGCGCACCAAGCATTTAGCCAGTTCGAGCAGTTTACCGGGGTGGCTGCGCCGCGGGAAGAGATGCTCAAAGCATTGCACCAAGAGCTGCAGCGGCGGTCGCAGACGACTAAGTAG
- a CDS encoding shikimate kinase, producing the protein MTTPTAVTGLPRPRVVLVGPPGAGKSTIGRRLSHALSCELVDSDHLIEQAKNKPCGEIFSELGEPDFRVLEAEHVAAALRTGGVVSLGGGAVLTDSTRGLLERHTVIFLDTSPEEGARRTSGDSNRPVLAAADPLEHYRNLVEARRPYYQEVADYRVRTDARTPQQVVGDILGFLDTL; encoded by the coding sequence ATGACCACCCCAACCGCCGTTACGGGCCTGCCCCGTCCACGTGTTGTTTTGGTTGGCCCGCCAGGTGCGGGTAAATCCACCATTGGCCGCCGCCTTTCCCACGCCTTGAGCTGCGAACTGGTGGATTCGGATCACCTTATTGAGCAGGCTAAGAATAAGCCGTGCGGGGAAATCTTTAGCGAGCTGGGTGAACCAGACTTTCGCGTGCTTGAAGCCGAGCACGTTGCTGCGGCACTGCGCACTGGTGGAGTCGTTAGCCTCGGCGGCGGGGCAGTGCTGACGGACTCCACCCGCGGGCTGCTGGAGCGCCATACCGTCATCTTTTTGGATACTTCCCCTGAAGAAGGTGCACGGCGGACGTCTGGGGATAGCAATCGGCCGGTTCTCGCGGCCGCAGATCCCCTCGAGCACTACCGCAACCTCGTGGAGGCGCGTCGCCCGTATTACCAGGAGGTAGCCGATTATCGGGTGCGCACCGATGCCCGGACCCCACAGCAGGTGGTGGGCGATATCCTCGGCTTTCTCGATACCCTGTAG